The stretch of DNA TATCTCGGCTCGGCGTACGTCAACGACTTCAACAAATTCGGCCGCACGTACCAGGTGCGCGTCCAAGCGGCGAAGGAGTTCCGCCTCGCCGCCGACGACATCCGCAAGCTCGAGGTCCGCAACAAGAACGGCCAAATGTTGCCTCTAGGATCGCTGGTCTCGGTGCATCGCACGCTCGGGCCGCAGGTGATCAACCGCTACAACCTCTATCCGGCCGCAACCGTCACGGGCGAAGCGGCGCCGGGGCACAGCTCGGGCGACGCCCTGCGGATCATGGAGCAGCTCGCCAGCCAGACGATGCCCGTCGGCGTCAACTACGAGTGGACCGGCATGGCCTACCAAGAGAAAAAGGTGGGCGGCGAGGCGATCTTCATCTTCGCGATCGCCATCCTGCTGGTGTACTTGGTGCTCGCCGCCCAGTACGAGAGCTGGGTCCTGCCGATCGCGGTGATCCTCGTGGTGCCGCTGGGCCTCTTGGGGGCGGTGGCGGCGGTGGCGATCCGTGGGTTCGATAACAACGTCTACACGCAGATCGGCATCGTGCTGATCATCGCGCTGGCGAGTAAGAACGCGATCCTCATCGTCGAGTTCGCCCGCGACCTCCGCCGCGACGGAGCGTCGATCATCGACGCCGCCATCCGCGCGGCGGGGATGCGGTTCCGGCCGATCATTATGACCTCGTTTGCGTTCATCCTTGGCGTGACGCCGCTAGTGTTCGCCAACGGCCCCGGCGCCGCTGGCCAGCAGGCGCTCGGCACAGCGGTGTTCGGCGGCATGATCGCCGCGACGATCCTGGCCGTCTTCTTCATCCCGATCTTCTACGTCGTGTTCCAACGCATCGACGAGTACTTCCGCGGCGCGCCGGTCAAGCCGAGCGAGAGCGTCACCGTCGGACAGACAGCGCCTTCGCACTGAATCACCAGGACGCGTTCTCTGGCAGCGAATTTTATTAACACGACGGGCACGACGAACACGACGGCCTTTCACTGGGGCGTACGTTGCCTCGCCAAACAGGCCGTCGTGTCCTTCGTGCCCGTCGTGGTTCCACTTCTCGGCAGCGCAGAATCGGTCTCATCGGTTTGGCGCGCGGAATGCATTTCTTCCGCTCGATCACCCTAAGACGCCCTCTTCGCCCCACGAACTGAACGCCGCGCCGCCAGCTGGACTTTGTTGCTGGCGGGCGTTCGGTCAGGGTGGCTTTGCGGGAAACAACTCGTCGGAACACGAATTCGACTCTTCCGCGGAACGGAACCAAGAGAGCCCACTACTGTGAAAATTGTTGACTGCGTGACCTGTGGCGGACCCTGCGAACCCTCCCATGTGCAAGGCCGCTCGCGCGAAGCCGATCGCCGCCCCACTCGGGTCTACTACAGCTGTCCGCTATGTGGGGTGGGCTATCGAGAGACCTCGGGGGACTCCAGCCGCCGCGTCGCTGCACAGTTAGCGGCGGTGAATGGTCTGCGATGAGGGCATAAAGGTTCGAGTCGGCGCGCATGACGCCTAAGGGGGAGTTACCATCAGGGATGGCCCCCTGCCCTGCGAGCGTCCCCGCCGATGTCGATCAAAGTCGCCTGCCTCGAATGCAACCGTGTCTACGAGATCCCCGATACCGCTGCCGGGCGGAAGGGGAAGTGCGAGTGCGGCGCGGTGCTCAACGTGCCGGCGAAGCCGACGCCGGTCTCCGATAAGCCTCGGCCGCCTCGGACGCTCGAAGAAGCGGCAGCGATCGCGGAGAAGCAGCGCGAGCCCGTCTACGATCCCGCAGGAATCGCCGAGCTGGCGGACCAGTCTCGCAAGGCCCGCAACGCCGAGGCCGCGGAACTCCCCGAGCCCGACATTTACGCAGACGGGGCCACGCCCCCGCCTTTGCCACCGGCCGAACAAAACAGCGCCGATGGCGAACCGCCCGCGTTGACGCCGCCGCCACTGCCGGCATTCGATTCGAGTCCGCCGGCGCCGCGGCAAGGTCCGGCAGTGGTTAGGAACTACGGCAATCTCCGTCGGCTATGTGGGGTACTGCGGCTTCAAGCCACGATCGTCCTGTGGGTGTCGATTCTCTCGGCAGTGCTGATCGTTATCGCTGCGATTGCTTCTACGGGCGATCAGATCACCGCCGCAATAAGCAGCGGCCTATGGGCTAGATTTTTCGCGATCGTCGTATTTCCCATCATCAGCGTCGCGATCGATCTAGCGATCGGCTTCACAATCTATGTGCTGCTCAACGCCATCGCCGAGTTCCTCTACGTCCAGATGGACATCGAAGAGAACACCCGCCACTAAGCACGTAATCTAGGAACCGGACGCTAAGGCGTGCCGGCTGATTGTGGCGCCAGACGCCCATTAGCCGCGGGGCCTTAGCCCCCGGTTCTCTACTCAATGCCACGCTCTCAAAACTAGGCTGCCATCGTCCGGCAGTGGCGACGCACAAAGGCCGCGTAGTCGGCGGCCGTGTCGATGCCGGTCGCGGCATGGGCCACGACGCCGACGCGGATGGTCTCGCCCGCTTGCAGCACGCGCAACTGTTCGAGCTTCTCGGCCTGCTCCAGCGGCGACGGCGGCAGATGGGGCAGCTTGGCCAAGAACTCGCGGCGATACGCGTAGATGCCCAGGTGCTGATGGAAGAGTGGTGGCTGATCCGCGGCGGTCGCCGACTGGGCGTCGCGCACGAACGGAATCGGGCTGCGGCTGAAGTAGAGCGCGCGGCCGCTGTTGTCGAAGACCACCTTCACGACGCTCGGGTCCCGCAGCCGTTCGGGGTCCGTGATCGGCGTGGCGAGGGTCGCCATCGGGGTGGTCGTGTCGGCGTCGAACTGTTCGATCAACAGGTCGATCGCCGCCGGGTCGAGCTCGGGCTCGTCTCCCTGCACGTTGACGAACAGGTCGAACTGTGGCGTGCGGCTGGCGACCTCGGCGACGCGGTCGGCGCCGCTCTGGCAGTCGGTGCTGGTCATCACCGCGGTCCCGCCAAAGCGGCGGACCTCGTCGGCGATCGCCACGTGGTCGGTCGCCACGATCACCGCGGCGGGGAGCTTGGCCCGTAACACGGCGGCGTGGGTGTGCTCCACCAAGCTGCGGCCGGTCTCACGCAACAGCATCTTGCCCGGCAGGCGGGTCGAAGCCATCCGGGCGGGGATCACAACGCAGGTGCGGGGAGCGGCCATGCTGTCCGTGGCGAGAGCCATACAATCGGTTGCGGGGGCGAGCCATCCTTGGAACTTGGGGCCCATTTCGTACGTCAAAACGCCGATTCCGGACAGGTCGATTCCGTAAATACGCCCCGTATCTGTCTTTATCGCTGACGCCCCGGGACTTAGACTCCGCATTCATCCCCCACCACCAGCCCGCGACGTCGCCTTGGCAAGGCCGCCAGCGCCGTCGATTTAGAGGAAACCCGCGTCTATGTGCGGCATCGTTGGCTACATCGGCCCGAACCGGGCGACCGATTTCCTGCTCGAGGGACTCCGCCGCCTGGAGTACCGCGGCTACGACAGCGCGGGGGTCGTCACTTTCGAGGACGGCGGCAGCCTCGCCGTCACCAAGACCACCGGCCGCATCGAACGGCTCGCCAGCGCCCTGCAAGTGACGCCCCACGAGGGGAACATCGGCATCGGCCACACCCGCTGGGCGACGCACGGCCCCGCTACCGACTCCAACGCACACCCGCACTTGGGCGGCGACCGCGTGCTAGCCCTGGTGCATAACGGCGTCATCGAGAACTACCAGGTTCTTCGTCAAAAACTCTCCGAACGCGGCTACACATTCCGCAGCGACACCGACACTGAGGCCGTCGCCCACCTTGTGGCGTTCGAACTCGAACAGTTACTCGCAGCCCAGGCCGAGGGGGAACTGCCTGACATCGACGACCCGCACCGCATCCTCGTGGAGGCGGTCCGCGCCGCCACGAGTCAGCTCCGCGGCACGTACGGCTTGGCGATCGTGTTCCGCGACTGGCCCGACGTGATGATCGCCTCTCGGCTCGGCAGCCCGCTGGTGATCGGCGTCGGCGACGGCGAGCACTTCTTGGCGAGCGACGGCTCGCCGCTCGCCGGGCACACCGACCGGATCGTTTATCTGGCGGACTACGAGATCGCCGTCCTCACGGCCGGCGCCATTCGCGTTTTGGGGCGTGACTCGGCGCTCGTTGTGCACAGCGTCGAGGCGTTAGAGATCGACGCCAGCCAAGTCGAGCTGGGCGGTTTCCCCCACTTCATGCTCAAGGAGATCTTCGAGCAGCCCGAGACAATCCGCAACGCGATGCGGGGGCGGCTCGACAAGGACTCCGCAACCGCCGTCTTCGGAGGCCTCAACCTCGAGCCGCGGCAGCTCCGCTCGATCGACCGCATGATCCTCACCGCCTGCGGCACGAGCTGGCACGCCGCCTTGGTGGGTGAGTACATCATCGAAGAGTTCGCCCGCTTGCCGGTCGAGGTCGAGTACGCCAGTGAACTGCGTTACCGCAACCCGCCCATGTCGCCATTGACGCTGCTGCTGGCGATCACCCAAAGCGGCGAGACGATCGACACGCTAGCCGCCCTGCGCGAGATGAAGCGCAAAGGGCATCGGTCGTTGGCCATCTGCAACGTCGTCGGCAGCACCATCGCCCGCGAAGCGGACGGCGGCGTCTACCTGCACGCCGGCCCCGAGATCGGCGTCGCGTCGACCAAGGCGTTTACGTCGCAATGTGTCGTGCTGGCGATGCTCGCCTTGCACTTGGGCCGGCTGCGTCATCTCAGCTACGAGGCGGGGCTGCGGATCATTGACGAGCTCGAGGCTCTTCCCGAGGCCGTCGAGAAGGCTCTCGAAACGAATGACATCGCCCGCCGTGTCGCGGGGCAGTTCTCCGGCTGCGACAACTTCCTGTATCTCGGTCGCCAGTTCAATTTCCCGACGGCGCTCGAAGGCGCCCTCAAGCTCAAAGAGATCAGCTACATCCACGCTGAGGGCTACCCGGCGGCGGAGATGAAGCACGGCCCGATCGCTCTGGTGGACGAGCACACCCCCAGCGTCTTCATCGTCCCGCAGGGGGCGGTTTACGACAAAGTCCTCGCCAACATGGAAGAGATCCGCGCCCGTGGCGGCCCGGTGATCGCCATCGTCGACGAACAAGATGAGCGGGCCAGCGAGATCGCCGACGAGGTGATCCGCGTCCCCGCCGTGGCCGACTACCTCCAACCGATCGTCACGGCGATCCCGCTACAGCTACTCGCTTATCACATCGCGGTCCTGCGGGGTTGTGATGTGGATAAACCACGCAATCTAGCGAAGAGCGTCACCGTCGAGTGAGGCGGCTTACGCCCCCCGAAGCCGGTTAATTTGCCGCGACCGGTGGGGTTCGCTACGATCATCGATAGCAAGCGACCCCTTCGCCGCCCCCCTGCCCCATTTCATGGCCCGCTCGTCGCGAGTCCGACCTCCCGACCAAGCCCCGTTCCTCTCCTCATCGGTCGCCGACCGCTGGTCGGCCCCCCTGGGCGTTTGGGCGGGAGCCCCGGTCAGGCTCCATGTGTCGCTCGCGGTGGTGATTGTGCTCGCGGCCGGCGCCTGTGTGCGGTCGGGTTCGGCGACCGGTTGGCTCGTCCTCGCCGCGTACCTGGTCAGCCTGAGCCTCCACGAGACGGCCCACGTCCTGGCCGCCAGCCGGCTCCGCGGAGCGGCGCAGCGGCGGATGCTTTCGGCTCCCTTGCTGTTGGGACCCTTCGGCGGCATGACCTTCCGCTGCCCCTCGATCGACCCCCGCGAACGCGTCTTTGTTGCGATGGCGGGGCCGCTGGCGAGCCTGGCGATCGTCGTATCGGCCGTCTGTTGCTTGGCTGCGGTAGAAGGCCCCAACGTCAAGCCACTCGCTCCATCCGTCATTACCGAACCCCTGACGCTCCTTCACGGCGATGTAGTGACCACGCCGCTGGGCTTGGTGGCGGTAGCGCTGGTGCTCGTGAATTGGCCGCTGTTCTTGGTGAACCTGGCGCCGGCTAGCCCGTTCGACGGCGCCGACGCGCTCCGATCCTGGGGCGAGCTCTGGATGCCCGGCCGCGCCGCGCGGGACGCCACCTGCGCCGCCGGACTGCTCGTTGCGGCAGCGCTGCTCGCGGTCGGCGGGGCGCTAGCGCTGACCGACCTGAATCTGCCGTGGCTTGGGGCGTCGCTAGCCGCTTTGGCGGTGCTGGTCGGCTTCGGCGCAGTCGCCGACGCCAACGCACCGGCGACGCCGCTTGCCTGGCTGCCTCCGAACGACGACGACTACGTCGGCGCGTCGCTCCGCGACGTCCGAGTCGAGCCCGCTACCGCCTCGCGGTATGACCACGACGCGTACCCTCTCGACGAGGACATCGACGATTACTCGGTCGATCGCTTCGACGAGACCCAGGTCGACGACATCCTGGCGAAGGTCCATGTAGCCGGCGTTCACAGCTTGACCGCCAACGAGCGAGCGATCCTCGAACGCGCCAGCCAGCGTTTCCAGCAGCGCCGCCGCCCGCTGGACTGAGCCGCCTTTCGGCACGGCCGTTCTGGCCGCCCGGGCGAGGTCATAACCTCCCCAACCGCTACGGCCGGACCGCGGTTCCTGTGATCTCCGTAGGCGCCCCATCGGGCGTTGGCGGCGCCATCCGGTGCGTCGTAGCGTTTGGGCGACCTCTCTCTGCCACTGCTGAATTACCCGGTGGTCGGGACGCTTCGCTACAGGCGTGCAACATGGTGACGACTGCTGAACCGCTGAGTGCAACGAAGCCGACGCTGCCGCGCGAGCTTTCGAGCGACTCCCTCGTGGACCGCCTCGAAGCGGCCTTTCGGCAGTCGTTCGCAGTGCTTGACGTGACACGTGGCGCCCTGGAGCGTGTGACGCCCGACTGGCCGCGTGTCGATATCTTCCGCTGGGCGTCACTCTGCGAACACGTCGCGCGAAGGGGTCGGCCGGAGGTCATCGAGGACCACTCGCCTCTGCTGCTGCTCGCAACGCCGTTGCCGCCCGAAGAGTTGTCACCGTCGAGGATCGCCGTTGCCGTGCTGCTGACGGAGGCCAACCCCTCACCGGCTGCGCTGGAGTCGGCCGCCCGGGCGTTCGGCGTCGATGGAAAGCAACTGACGCAGTGGGCCGCCGGGCGTCGGGCGTGGCCCGCCCACGCCGCGCTGCCGCTGGCGACAGCGATCGTCGAGTCGCTCGTCGCGCAGCAATCGGTGTCTTCGATGAAGAACCAACTCTCCGAAGTCTCCGGGCAACTGCTCGCGACCTTTGAAGAGCTGAACCTGCTCCACCAGATGACCGAAGGGCTCTCGCTCGGCCGTCACGAGCGTGAGCTGCTCGACCAAGCCGTCGATTGGCTCGCGGAGATCATCGCGAGCGACTGCGTTGTCGCCCGTCTCGACGGGACGCCCGCCCACACGACCATCGCGGGGCGTTACACCCCGATCGCCGCGGACCAGCTCAGCGAATTCTTCGGCCGCCTCGGTCCGCAGGCGCAGCGGCGGTCGCTGGTGTTGAATCACGACCGCACCAGTTCGCCGACTTGGGCTTACCCCGAGGTGCGCGAGGTCGTCACCGCTCCGATCCTCTCGAACGGCGAGCCGATCGGCTGGCTTGGCGCTCTTAACTACCGGCCGAAGCGTGGCGCTTATGGCGGCGGATTCGGCGCCGTCGAGGGAAGCCTCCTGTCGAGCGTCGCGACGCTAATCGGCGTCCACGCCGGCAACCGCGACCTGTTCGAACAGCGTAAACAACTCTTCGATAGCGCGGTCTACGCCCTCACCTCGGCGATCGACGCCAAGGACCCCTATACCTGTGGCCACAGCGACCGCGTCGCCCGCGTCGCGGTGCGGCTCGCCAAACAGATGGGCTGTGGGGCGGACGAGCTGAACGCCCTCTACCTCGGCGGCCTGCTGCACGACATCGGCAAGATTGGCATCGACGACGCCGTCCTCCGCAAGCCGGATAAGCTGACGGACGACGAGTACGATCAGATCAAGCTGCACCCAACCCTCGGCGAGCAGATCCTGCAAGGAGTGCCGCAACTCGCGCACGTGCTGCCGATCGTCCGCCACCACCACGAAACGTGGGACGGTAACGGCTACCCCGATCGGCTCGTGACCGACGCCTGCCCGAAGCTCGCCCGCATCACGGCGGTCGCCGACGCGATCGACGCGATGGGCAGCGACCGACCGTACCGCAAGGGGATGCCGATCGAAGAGGTCGAGTCGATCCTCCGCCGCGGCGCCGGCAAGCAGTGGGACCCGAACGTGGTCGCCGCTTACTTCGCCGCCCGCGAAGACGTGCAGGCGATCTGCCGCATCGAACGCGAGCCACACGACCTCGACGTCGGCCGCTGGAGCGAAGGGGACGCTTGTCCCTTGGAAGAAACCCACACCTGATCGCCCACCTCTAGCTCGCCTCCACTGTGCGCCTCCGCGTCTCTGCGCGAGACTTCATCGCGTAGCTTGCTTGGTCGGCGCTGTTCATGCGGGAGCGATCGCCGCTCGCAAGCCATCCACGCGTAGCTCGCCGCCGGGGCCGCTGTGCTCGCGGCGGACATACGCCAGGGCAATTGCGCCGCCCTCGGTCGCCACACTCGAAGTGACCCGGCCCACCGGTTTCGCATCAAGCATCAACTCAACGCCCGGCAACGGCGTGCCGTCTTCGATCCGCACACAACGCAACAGCCAGTTCACCCGGCCCAACGCGTCGATACGGGCGACCGGCTCTTGGCCCAAGTAACAACCCTTCGTGAACGAGATCGACCGGTCGTTGCGATCGACCTCTTGTGGCAAGTTGCGGTCATCGACGTCAACGCCGTCCAGCGGCACGCGCAACGCGATCCGCGTTTGCTTGAACGCTTCGGCCGTCATCAACCGTCCCTCGACCGCTTCGGCGTCGAGCGCCGCGACAACGCCGGCGCCGAACGCATCGACTCGCACCGTCAACGCCGACGCGACGCCGCGCCCGATTGTCCAAACGCCCGGCGGGACGAGCTTCAGGTCAACCTTCTCACGAATCAGGTAGCGATCGAGGTGCGCGTGCAAACGATCGCAGTGATCGGACGACAACAGCACGACATAGCGCTCGGCGTCGGTGCGCGAGACCCAGCCGTAGGCCTGGACATGCGCCTTGACGTCGAGGAACATCGCCTCGCAAGACTCCCCATCGGCGAGCTTGAGCACGTCGTTGGTGCAGAGGTTCTGCAGGAACTTTCCCGCGTCGCGGCCGACCGCTTCGATCGCTGACCAGCCCTCGACACGGGCGTAGGCGTCTGGCGAAGTCATTGCCGGTTGGCTCCGTCGGTGAAACGGACATGCTGGGCCTCTTCAAGAACGGTGCAGTCCTCGAAACGGTTCACGAGCCGCTGCAATTCCTCCATGCCCGCGACGGGAGCAATGCCCAGCGGTTCGACCTCGTCGGGATCGAGCAGGCTGCGGAGAAACACCGGGCCGTTCTGCAACGCTTGCAGCACCCGCCACGCGGCGAGCGCCTCGTCGCCCGACTCGGCCGCGAGCGCCGCGGCGAGCTCGTCGGGGTCGTCGGCCTCGGTGAGCAGGGCGAGCCTTTCGCCGATCGGCTCGGCCAGCTCGCTCCAAACGGCGATGACGCCGCCCGATCGCACGAGCCGTTCCGCCGCCGATAGCGCCTTGCCAACCGAGGACCAGGTCTGCTGGTCGGCGCCGCCGCTGATGACGGCGAGCACCACGTCGGCCGGTTCGGCGAGCGGCGTCCGCCACGCCTCGCGGCTAACATCGGCGGCCGCGGCGGTCACTTGCTCGGGGTCGCCCGCCAGGACGCTGGCGACGCCGCCGCCGGGGCCGGGCACCGCGCGGAGCACCAGCGGCGCGCCGACGATCCAGCCCGCCTGGTCCGCCGCCGCACGCCGCGCCGACTGCCGTGCGCCCAGGGCGCTGGCGTCGTTCACGGTTCGCACTTTGCGGAAGCGGTCGATCGTTTCGCGGTCGAAGAAGTCCGGGAACAACCCGTCATACGCGCCGCCCGCCTCGTCGGTCGCGGCGATGTCGCCGGTGGTCGCCTCGGCCGAGATCGGCAGCACCACATCCGCCTCGAAGACGGTGCGGTTCACCAGCAGCGGCTTGTCCCCCTTCGCCAGCCCCGCGAAGCAGAGCGTGTCGTCGCCCGACGGGTCGTGCGACTCGACCAGCACGCCCGACGCCACCTCGTGGCTCAACGCCTCTTCAAGCGGCACGGCGTCGCGCACCGAAGCGGTGACGACTTTGATGTGGCGGCGATCAATCCCGGCGGCGGCAAACGCGGCGATCGCACCCGCCACCAACGGCCCCGCGGCCGGCAAGCCGTGGCCGACCGCGATCGCGATGCGGTCGTCGGGCGTCACGCACTGCGCAAGCGGCGGCAGTCCCAGCGGACTCTGCAGCGCGTCGATCGCCAGCTTGGCAATCGTCTCCACGCTCGGCGCCACGGCCTCACAACGCAGCCGTTCGAGCGGCAGCGTGTCGGTCATCTCAGGCGGGGCGCCGCAGCGTAACGCGGTGACGTTCACTTAAACTTTGGTCCTGTGGAATTGCGTCGTAAGCGTAAGAACCGGACGCTAAGGCGTGCCGGCTGATCCCGCCAGCAAGCTTATCAGCCGCGGGGCCTTAGCCCCCGGTTCGATCACTTTAGGATGAATTGGTTTTAGGAAGGAGATAGGGGGATGTTGGTGATAGGGGGGATCGCAAGCGGGGGGGGTGAATTGCGCCGCGCAGCGAAACGCCTCTTGTAAGGCATGCGGTTCGTAGCGCCTCTGGAGATCGTAGAAAGCATTCGCAAAGCGACTGCCCCCAAATCTCCACCAGCACCTACGAACCACATCGCTACCAGAACACATCAAAATCTCGTTGCTCTCAACCACCCGCTTGCGATCCCCCCTATCACCAACATCCCCACCATCTCCTTTCAATCGCGAAACGCAAACACTTGGTTACAGCGCCTCGATCACCATCCGCCCAATCTCATCCGTCCCATAACCGCTGCGGTCAAGATTCTTACCAGCGAACTTGGGCGTCACCTTGCGGACCGCGGCGCCGATGCACTCGCCCGCCTTGATCGCCGCGGCGTTGCTCTTGATGCGGCCCGTCTCACGCAGCAAGAGGCCGAGCGAGTCGATCGTGGCGATTGGGTTGGCGACGTTCTGGTTCGCAATGTCGGGCGCCGAGCCGTGCACCGGCTCGAACATGCCGGGGGCGACGCCGTCGGGGTTGAGGTTGCCGCTGCTGGCGATCCCCATGCCGCCCGCGATCGCGGCGCCGAGGTCGGTGATGATGTCGCCGAACATGTTCGGCACCACGATCACGTCGTAGACCTCGGGCTTGGCGACCATGTACATGCAGCACGCGTCGACGTGGTGGTACGCCGTCTCGACACCCGGGTACTCGGCCGCCACTTCTTGGAACGCGCGGTGCCAGGTGTCGCCGGCGAACGTCAGGACGTTCGTCTTGTGGACCAGCGTCAGGTGCTTGCGCTGGCGGGTCTTCGCCAACTCGAACGCGTAGCGGATGCAGCGCTCGACGCCGAAACGCGTCGAGATCATCGTCTGCGTCGACATCTCTTGCGGCGTGCCTTTGCGGACGAAGCCGCCGACGCCGCAGTAGAGGTCCTCGGTGTTCTCGCGCACGCAGACGAAGTCGATGTGCTCGCTGGTCTTGTTCTTCAGCGGCGTCTCGATGCCCGGGTAGAGCGTCACCGGCCGCAGGTTGATGTACTGATCCATCTCGAAGCGCAGCTTGAGCAGGATTCCCTTCTCGATCACGCCGCCGGCCAGACGCGGGTCGTTCGGCAGGCCGCCGACCGCGCCGAGGAGGATCGCGTCGTACGCGCGCAACGTCGCAATGTTGTCGTCCGAGAGGACGTGGCCCGTCTCGAGGAAGTGGGCGGCCGAGAACGGGAAGTCGGTCGTCGTGTACGACAGCTCGCACGACGGGGCGACGGCCTTGAGGACTTCGAGCGAGGCGCCGACGACTTCGGGGCCGATGCCGTCGCCGGCGATGACAGCGAGTTTCATGGGGAGTGGGCAGTGGGCAGCAGGCAGTGGGCAGGACGCAAGGCAACCAGTTTACCGCGCGCGGACCCGCTTATCGACTGGCCCAAGGTAGTACGGACATTCCTACGCGACGCAGTCGCGCTTATCCCCCGCCCCCTTCAGGTGGAGGGGTTAGGGGAGGGGGCGACTCTGGTACCCGCTTCAACACCCTCCCCTAGCCCCTCCCTCTGAAGAAGGAGGGGGATGAAGGCGACTGCGTCGCCGAGGGGTGTCTAAAACGCCTCGTCCTACAACTCGACTACTCATCCCTTTACTGCCCACTGCCGACTGCCCACCGCCCACTATCTACTTCCCACCGCCCACTCTCACCTGCACCTCCTCCCCCACCACGCGCGTCTCGAACACATCGATCCCCAGCCGTGGGTTGTCGGCCCATTTGCCGTCGCTCAGGCGGAAACGCCAGCCGTGCCAGGGGCAGTAAACCTCGCCATCCTCAACGCAGCCGGCGCCGAGCGACGCCCCCTGGTGCGGGCACAAGTCGTCAATCGCCCGGTACTCGCCGCTAACCAAGAAGATCGCCACGAGGCGATCATCGACCACGACCGTGCGGCCTTGGCCCTCGGTGAGGTCGCCGACACGACAGACGGTGACGAACGAGTCGGACAAGCGAAGTGGGAAGGCGAAACCGGGAAGTGGTAAGTGGGAGAAGCGCCAGGGACGTTACTCGGTGGCGGCGGGCTCTTCGGTCGGGGTCGCTTCGGAATCCGTCTCCGTATCCACTTCCGCTTCTTCTTCGGCGTGGGCGCCGAGGGTGGGGGTTTCGTCTTTGCCGAGCTCGCGCATTTCGACGGCTTGCTTCATGCTGTTGACGATCTCGTTCTCGCCCATCTTGACGCGGATATCGACCGTCTGCAGCACACGCGATCGGAAGACGCGGCCCTTCTCGCGGTCGAAGAGGATCTCGCCCGTCGACTCCTTGGTGTCAAAGTCGATCGCCATCGGGCCCTTGTTCTCACCGAGTTCCATCTCGATCGCCGGCGTGAACGCTTCGTAGGTCTTGCCATCCACTTCGCGGACGCCGTCGTAGGTGTAGGTCGTGTGGACCTTCATCTTGCCGATGGCGGGCGAGGTCACCTCGGCGGTGGTTGTCCACTTGTCCCCGACGGCGAGCGGCTCGGTGGGGAACTTGAGCGACGCCTGCTGGCTCATCTGCTTGATCATGTCGCTCGAAACGGCGCCCCCCGGCAGGTTGTCGAGCGCCTTCGACAGCTCGTCGGAGAGGGTGACCTCGGTGATCTCGCCGGTGGGGAGCATCGTCATCTGGAAAGGGTGCGCGACCATCGCGTCGAACGCCGGCGCCACCAGGGCCGCCATCCCCGCGGGTGGGTCTTCGCTGTCGGAGTCGTACTTGAACTCCTGCCCGGCTCCCGCCTTGTTCTGCATGACGATCCGCTCGACCCGTTGCTCCACCACGGCGGCGCCATCCTCCGAAACGTCCTCG from Botrimarina mediterranea encodes:
- a CDS encoding HD domain-containing phosphohydrolase, with product MVTTAEPLSATKPTLPRELSSDSLVDRLEAAFRQSFAVLDVTRGALERVTPDWPRVDIFRWASLCEHVARRGRPEVIEDHSPLLLLATPLPPEELSPSRIAVAVLLTEANPSPAALESAARAFGVDGKQLTQWAAGRRAWPAHAALPLATAIVESLVAQQSVSSMKNQLSEVSGQLLATFEELNLLHQMTEGLSLGRHERELLDQAVDWLAEIIASDCVVARLDGTPAHTTIAGRYTPIAADQLSEFFGRLGPQAQRRSLVLNHDRTSSPTWAYPEVREVVTAPILSNGEPIGWLGALNYRPKRGAYGGGFGAVEGSLLSSVATLIGVHAGNRDLFEQRKQLFDSAVYALTSAIDAKDPYTCGHSDRVARVAVRLAKQMGCGADELNALYLGGLLHDIGKIGIDDAVLRKPDKLTDDEYDQIKLHPTLGEQILQGVPQLAHVLPIVRHHHETWDGNGYPDRLVTDACPKLARITAVADAIDAMGSDRPYRKGMPIEEVESILRRGAGKQWDPNVVAAYFAAREDVQAICRIEREPHDLDVGRWSEGDACPLEETHT
- the glmS gene encoding glutamine--fructose-6-phosphate transaminase (isomerizing) gives rise to the protein MCGIVGYIGPNRATDFLLEGLRRLEYRGYDSAGVVTFEDGGSLAVTKTTGRIERLASALQVTPHEGNIGIGHTRWATHGPATDSNAHPHLGGDRVLALVHNGVIENYQVLRQKLSERGYTFRSDTDTEAVAHLVAFELEQLLAAQAEGELPDIDDPHRILVEAVRAATSQLRGTYGLAIVFRDWPDVMIASRLGSPLVIGVGDGEHFLASDGSPLAGHTDRIVYLADYEIAVLTAGAIRVLGRDSALVVHSVEALEIDASQVELGGFPHFMLKEIFEQPETIRNAMRGRLDKDSATAVFGGLNLEPRQLRSIDRMILTACGTSWHAALVGEYIIEEFARLPVEVEYASELRYRNPPMSPLTLLLAITQSGETIDTLAALREMKRKGHRSLAICNVVGSTIAREADGGVYLHAGPEIGVASTKAFTSQCVVLAMLALHLGRLRHLSYEAGLRIIDELEALPEAVEKALETNDIARRVAGQFSGCDNFLYLGRQFNFPTALEGALKLKEISYIHAEGYPAAEMKHGPIALVDEHTPSVFIVPQGAVYDKVLANMEEIRARGGPVIAIVDEQDERASEIADEVIRVPAVADYLQPIVTAIPLQLLAYHIAVLRGCDVDKPRNLAKSVTVE
- a CDS encoding site-2 protease family protein; protein product: MARSSRVRPPDQAPFLSSSVADRWSAPLGVWAGAPVRLHVSLAVVIVLAAGACVRSGSATGWLVLAAYLVSLSLHETAHVLAASRLRGAAQRRMLSAPLLLGPFGGMTFRCPSIDPRERVFVAMAGPLASLAIVVSAVCCLAAVEGPNVKPLAPSVITEPLTLLHGDVVTTPLGLVAVALVLVNWPLFLVNLAPASPFDGADALRSWGELWMPGRAARDATCAAGLLVAAALLAVGGALALTDLNLPWLGASLAALAVLVGFGAVADANAPATPLAWLPPNDDDYVGASLRDVRVEPATASRYDHDAYPLDEDIDDYSVDRFDETQVDDILAKVHVAGVHSLTANERAILERASQRFQQRRRPLD
- the ygfZ gene encoding CAF17-like 4Fe-4S cluster assembly/insertion protein YgfZ — encoded protein: MTSPDAYARVEGWSAIEAVGRDAGKFLQNLCTNDVLKLADGESCEAMFLDVKAHVQAYGWVSRTDAERYVVLLSSDHCDRLHAHLDRYLIREKVDLKLVPPGVWTIGRGVASALTVRVDAFGAGVVAALDAEAVEGRLMTAEAFKQTRIALRVPLDGVDVDDRNLPQEVDRNDRSISFTKGCYLGQEPVARIDALGRVNWLLRCVRIEDGTPLPGVELMLDAKPVGRVTSSVATEGGAIALAYVRREHSGPGGELRVDGLRAAIAPA
- the kdsB gene encoding 3-deoxy-manno-octulosonate cytidylyltransferase, translated to MALATDSMAAPRTCVVIPARMASTRLPGKMLLRETGRSLVEHTHAAVLRAKLPAAVIVATDHVAIADEVRRFGGTAVMTSTDCQSGADRVAEVASRTPQFDLFVNVQGDEPELDPAAIDLLIEQFDADTTTPMATLATPITDPERLRDPSVVKVVFDNSGRALYFSRSPIPFVRDAQSATAADQPPLFHQHLGIYAYRREFLAKLPHLPPSPLEQAEKLEQLRVLQAGETIRVGVVAHAATGIDTAADYAAFVRRHCRTMAA